In Nocardioides sp. zg-1228, a single window of DNA contains:
- a CDS encoding DUF1304 domain-containing protein — MTVLAAVLAAAALLHVYIWVLESFRWTEPATRRAFGVAEADAPLLAPMAYNQGFYNLFLAITTGVGVVLLGSNEDVGRALALAGTGSMLAAALVLVTHDRTKARAALIQGTLPALAVVFLLLTL; from the coding sequence ATGACGGTCCTCGCCGCCGTGCTCGCTGCCGCCGCACTCCTGCACGTCTACATCTGGGTGCTGGAGTCGTTCCGGTGGACCGAGCCGGCGACGCGTCGCGCGTTCGGGGTGGCGGAGGCCGATGCGCCGCTGCTGGCGCCGATGGCGTACAACCAGGGCTTCTACAACCTCTTCCTGGCGATCACGACAGGCGTGGGTGTCGTCCTGCTCGGCAGCAACGAGGACGTCGGCCGCGCCCTCGCGCTCGCCGGCACCGGCTCGATGCTGGCGGCGGCGCTCGTGCTGGTCACCCACGACCGCACCAAGGCCCGCGCCGCACTCATCCAGGGCACGCTTCCCGCGCTGGCGGTGGTCTTCCTGCTGCTGACGCTCTGA
- a CDS encoding DUF4919 domain-containing protein: MSAHTAHPPPDGPALSDLALVWARTRSAADLAALREAVRGSAGFDPGLDVVALAGPALARGDHAEAASLVHAAMPGAFFSPSAHAALAAAHAGLGDDARVRAERTLQALALESIRSTGDGTRERPWSVLRVSDEYDVLRADRRTSRQQSLLTVHGRSLDRHECDDGSEAWFDVSGLVRA; this comes from the coding sequence ATGAGCGCGCACACCGCGCACCCCCCGCCCGACGGGCCGGCACTGTCCGACCTCGCGCTGGTGTGGGCCCGCACCCGGTCGGCCGCCGACCTCGCGGCGCTGCGCGAGGCCGTACGCGGTTCGGCCGGGTTCGATCCGGGCCTCGACGTGGTCGCCCTCGCGGGCCCGGCCCTCGCTCGCGGTGACCATGCCGAGGCGGCCTCGCTCGTGCATGCCGCGATGCCGGGCGCGTTCTTCTCGCCGTCGGCGCACGCGGCGCTCGCCGCCGCACACGCCGGGCTCGGCGACGACGCCCGGGTGCGCGCCGAGCGCACCCTCCAGGCGCTGGCGCTCGAGTCGATCCGGAGCACCGGCGACGGCACCCGCGAGCGCCCGTGGAGCGTGCTGCGGGTCAGTGACGAGTACGACGTGCTGCGTGCCGACCGGCGGACCTCGCGGCAGCAGAGCCTCCTGACCGTCCACGGCCGCTCGCTCGACCGGCATGAGTGTGACGACGGCAGCGAGGCGTGGTTCGACGTCAGCGGCCTGGTGCGTGCATGA
- a CDS encoding DUF664 domain-containing protein, with protein MSTEDDEHDTWVPPPWEPPIDGTEAEHVVGALARQRATLRWKADGLDEAGLRHRLPSSALSLGGLLLHLAMAEDYYLTTKLRGEVLDEPWRSLGHDGTDDWEFTTDRLGAAETYAAYDDAVVRNTARIEAALAEGGLDLLAHVDDGDGHHPRLRRLLLDLLEEYARHTGHADLLREAVDRRVGEDPPDGWTPPWVS; from the coding sequence ATGAGCACCGAGGACGACGAGCACGACACCTGGGTCCCGCCGCCGTGGGAGCCGCCGATCGACGGCACCGAGGCCGAGCACGTGGTCGGCGCGCTCGCCCGTCAGCGCGCGACGCTGCGGTGGAAGGCCGACGGTCTCGACGAGGCGGGCCTGCGGCATCGACTGCCGTCGTCCGCGCTCTCCCTCGGCGGCCTGCTGCTCCACCTGGCGATGGCCGAGGACTACTACCTGACGACCAAGCTCCGCGGCGAGGTGCTCGACGAGCCGTGGCGCTCGCTCGGCCACGACGGCACCGACGACTGGGAGTTCACCACCGACCGGCTGGGCGCCGCCGAGACGTACGCCGCCTACGACGACGCGGTCGTGCGCAACACCGCCCGGATCGAGGCGGCCCTCGCCGAGGGCGGCCTGGACCTCCTCGCCCACGTCGACGACGGGGACGGCCACCACCCGCGCCTGCGCCGCCTGCTCCTCGACCTGCTGGAGGAGTACGCCCGGCACACCGGCCACGCCGACCTGCTGCGCGAGGCCGTCGACCGGCGCGTCGGCGAGGACCCGCCCGACGGCTGGACGCCTCCCTGGGTCTCCTGA
- a CDS encoding oxidoreductase, producing the protein MRRLGVTLTSALTSALTSALALALALPATAAPPGASPGASPDARPGGPDPFRDGWSETVVDADQNLRGLAAVSRSEAWVTGESLTDGGPARVFRTTDRGRTWVDVSPELTEDLSFRDVEVHGRVAHVLAIGPGEASRIYRSTDGGASWTEAFRNTDEDAFYDCMAFYGGGKRGLAVSDPVDGKLRMLSTADRGRSWSVLPSRGMPASDGEFGFAASGDCLVTAGRSAFLITGGKRSRVLRSDDRGLTWTATPSGIPAGEAAGGFAGDFASPRHGIAVGGDFADADDTEDTTAFTRDGRTWTVGADLRHVGEDVSFLRGTRYAVATGDYGGSAGSSITSDGGATWKRVSTLGYHAIECVATVCWAAGSKGRVGRG; encoded by the coding sequence ATGCGACGACTCGGCGTCACCCTCACCTCAGCCCTCACCTCAGCCCTCACCTCAGCGCTGGCCCTCGCGCTCGCCCTCCCGGCGACCGCGGCGCCGCCCGGCGCTTCCCCCGGCGCTTCCCCCGACGCCAGGCCCGGTGGGCCCGACCCGTTCCGCGACGGGTGGTCCGAGACCGTGGTCGACGCCGACCAGAACCTCCGCGGCCTGGCCGCCGTGAGCCGCAGCGAGGCGTGGGTGACGGGCGAGAGCCTGACCGACGGTGGGCCCGCCCGGGTCTTCCGCACGACCGACCGCGGCCGGACGTGGGTCGACGTGAGCCCCGAGCTCACCGAGGACCTGTCGTTCCGCGACGTCGAGGTCCACGGTCGCGTGGCCCACGTCCTGGCGATCGGTCCCGGCGAGGCCTCGCGGATCTACCGCTCCACCGACGGCGGTGCCAGCTGGACCGAGGCGTTCCGCAACACCGACGAGGATGCGTTCTACGACTGCATGGCCTTCTACGGCGGGGGCAAGCGCGGCCTGGCCGTCAGCGACCCCGTCGACGGCAAGCTCCGCATGCTGTCCACGGCGGACCGCGGCCGGAGCTGGTCGGTGCTGCCCAGCAGGGGCATGCCGGCCTCGGACGGCGAGTTCGGCTTCGCCGCCAGCGGCGACTGCCTGGTCACCGCCGGCCGGTCGGCGTTCCTGATCACCGGCGGCAAGCGCTCGCGCGTGCTGCGCTCCGACGACCGTGGACTGACCTGGACCGCCACCCCCTCCGGCATCCCGGCCGGTGAGGCCGCCGGCGGGTTCGCCGGCGACTTCGCCTCGCCCCGCCACGGCATCGCGGTCGGTGGCGACTTCGCCGACGCCGACGACACCGAGGACACGACGGCCTTCACCCGCGACGGTCGCACGTGGACCGTCGGCGCCGACCTGAGGCACGTCGGCGAGGACGTGTCCTTCCTGCGCGGCACCCGCTACGCCGTCGCCACCGGCGACTACGGCGGCTCGGCCGGATCGAGCATCACCTCCGACGGCGGGGCCACGTGGAAGCGCGTCAGCACGCTGGGCTACCACGCCATCGAGTGCGTCGCGACGGTGTGCTGGGCGGCAGGGTCGAAGGGCCGCGTCGGGCGCGGCTGA
- a CDS encoding MFS transporter yields MARSRSVAGGWLVVVCCLSQFLHTVYGSVANIALPDISRDLGAGLGSLQWVVSAYVLSLASLLVFAGNLADRIGRRRVLVLGNVVMVVGSIVCALSTSVPSLVVGRVVQGVGSALIAPAGLSLLAAAFPETARRAVAVMWWTTIGTASLAAGPILGGLLVKDLGWTSVFWAGVPLGGVASVLAVALLQESRSERPTPFDGVGQVLLTLLLAAVAFTLIEGSHLGWTSAPVLAAALVAVASLVALAPYELRRSDPLLPLHLLGDRPFVTALSMAVAGYLALAGLLFVNTFYLQSERGLDATQAGLMTIPLAAGATASALLAARLVAGGHSRAALVASGVLIALGAGGLWTTESAALWTVVVPYFVFGLGFGLIADPVSVTALSELPTAEAGLASSLISTSKQTGQLIGIAGVGSILAIPQTSSDALAFDHMGGWVWAVLLVAGVLIAGLALSTPRERIAVPHKPPVHH; encoded by the coding sequence ATGGCGAGGTCACGCAGCGTCGCGGGCGGGTGGCTGGTCGTCGTCTGCTGCCTCTCGCAGTTCCTGCACACCGTCTACGGCAGCGTCGCCAACATCGCCCTGCCCGACATCTCGCGCGACCTCGGCGCCGGACTGGGCTCCCTGCAGTGGGTGGTGAGCGCCTACGTGCTGAGCCTGGCGAGCCTGTTGGTCTTCGCGGGCAACCTCGCCGACCGCATCGGCCGACGGCGCGTGCTCGTGCTGGGCAACGTGGTGATGGTCGTCGGCTCGATCGTCTGCGCCCTCAGCACCTCGGTGCCATCGCTCGTCGTCGGGCGGGTCGTCCAGGGTGTCGGCAGCGCCCTGATCGCGCCGGCCGGCCTGTCCCTGCTGGCGGCGGCGTTCCCCGAGACCGCCCGGCGCGCCGTCGCGGTGATGTGGTGGACGACGATCGGCACCGCGTCGCTCGCCGCGGGCCCGATCCTCGGCGGTCTGCTCGTCAAGGACCTCGGCTGGACATCGGTCTTCTGGGCCGGGGTGCCGCTGGGGGGGGTCGCGTCAGTCCTCGCGGTCGCGCTCCTGCAGGAGTCGCGTTCCGAGCGCCCGACCCCGTTCGACGGTGTCGGCCAAGTACTGCTGACCCTCCTCCTCGCCGCGGTCGCGTTCACCCTCATCGAAGGGTCGCACCTCGGGTGGACGTCCGCGCCGGTGCTCGCTGCCGCCCTCGTCGCCGTCGCCTCACTGGTCGCCCTCGCGCCCTACGAGCTGCGCCGCTCCGACCCGCTGCTGCCGCTGCACCTGCTGGGCGACCGGCCGTTCGTCACCGCGCTGTCCATGGCGGTGGCGGGCTACCTCGCGCTCGCGGGCCTGCTGTTCGTCAACACGTTCTACCTGCAGTCCGAGCGCGGGCTGGACGCCACGCAGGCCGGTCTCATGACGATCCCGCTGGCCGCGGGCGCCACCGCCTCGGCCCTCCTGGCGGCGCGCCTCGTGGCCGGCGGCCACTCCCGTGCGGCACTGGTCGCCAGCGGCGTGCTCATCGCCCTCGGCGCCGGAGGTCTGTGGACGACCGAGTCGGCGGCGCTGTGGACGGTCGTCGTCCCCTACTTCGTCTTCGGTCTCGGGTTCGGCCTCATCGCCGATCCCGTCAGCGTCACCGCGCTCTCCGAGCTGCCGACCGCGGAGGCGGGGCTGGCGTCCAGCCTCATCTCCACCTCCAAGCAGACCGGCCAGCTGATCGGCATCGCCGGCGTCGGCTCGATCCTCGCCATACCGCAGACGTCGTCGGACGCACTGGCGTTCGACCACATGGGCGGGTGGGTGTGGGCGGTGCTGCTGGTCGCCGGGGTGCTCATCGCCGGGCTCGCGCTCAGCACGCCTCGCGAGCGGATCGCCGTGCCCCACAAGCCGCCCGTCCACCACTGA
- a CDS encoding sigma-70 family RNA polymerase sigma factor gives MDRTEAFEAERPRLLVLAARVLGDHAEGEDVVQQAWLRLERAADRDGTEIDNLAAWLTTVTTRLCLDRLRARTPVPVEDPVLDDATGELWVEAPPDPADDVALADTVGIALQAVIDRLSPRERVAFVLHDSFGFDFATIGAVLDTTEVSARKLASRARAKVSQPAPEDALADWEVVDAFMAAARGGDFQRLLRLLAPDAVVGADEAAVLMGTPASIEGRDEVATFFNGSAQAALAVFVGDRPASAWFHRGAAAVVFDFEVADGRVRAITFRADPAVLEQVVRREGDAARS, from the coding sequence ATGGACCGGACGGAGGCCTTCGAGGCCGAGCGGCCACGGCTGCTCGTGCTCGCCGCGCGGGTGCTCGGCGACCACGCCGAGGGCGAGGACGTCGTCCAGCAGGCCTGGCTGCGGCTCGAGCGCGCCGCGGACCGCGACGGCACCGAGATCGACAACCTGGCCGCCTGGCTCACCACCGTCACCACCCGGCTGTGCCTCGACCGGCTCCGCGCGCGTACGCCCGTCCCCGTGGAGGACCCCGTGCTCGACGACGCGACGGGCGAGCTCTGGGTCGAGGCCCCGCCCGACCCGGCGGACGACGTCGCGCTCGCCGACACCGTCGGGATCGCCCTCCAGGCGGTGATCGACCGGTTGTCGCCGCGCGAGCGGGTCGCGTTCGTGCTGCACGACAGCTTCGGGTTCGACTTCGCGACCATCGGCGCCGTCCTCGACACCACCGAGGTCTCGGCCCGCAAGCTCGCCTCGCGGGCCCGCGCCAAGGTGTCCCAACCCGCCCCGGAGGACGCGCTGGCCGACTGGGAGGTGGTCGACGCGTTCATGGCCGCGGCCCGGGGCGGCGACTTCCAGCGGCTGCTGCGGCTGCTCGCGCCCGACGCGGTGGTCGGTGCCGACGAGGCGGCCGTCCTGATGGGCACGCCCGCGTCCATCGAGGGCCGCGACGAGGTGGCGACCTTCTTCAACGGCAGCGCCCAGGCGGCCCTGGCCGTCTTCGTCGGCGACCGTCCCGCCTCGGCGTGGTTCCACCGCGGGGCGGCTGCCGTCGTCTTCGACTTCGAGGTGGCCGACGGCCGGGTCCGGGCGATCACCTTCCGCGCCGATCCTGCCGTGCTGGAGCAGGTCGTGCGGCGCGAGGGCGACGCAGCGAGGTCGTGA
- a CDS encoding prolyl oligopeptidase family serine peptidase, translated as MQALRLRAAAPMATVVALLVLLTGCNGGGADGDAGGGEAPRSSGTPSAEPTEERTQDPSEEPTAQPSEQPSEEPSEELAPAHPISMAALSRAELTGGGLRLGAVREQTAAYTSYDVTFASTTAGEGTRPLRISGVLNVPRGRGPFPAVVLAHGYIDPAYYVRGQGMTRERGFLAQRGYVALHVDYRNHAESSDDPRIETAVRLGYAADAIAALHALRESRDVRVDRDRIALFGRSMGGGVMMRALAAEPGLFAAGVGWASVSSLEADNFAQFQRPDAPLAQLAAGFRGRHGLPADDPEFWRGISARPRFGDVTEPVLMVHGRLDDTCPPAWARATQRAMTRAGVDATLEWYDDGHAFGPAFIAAMDRTVRFLDARMPA; from the coding sequence ATGCAGGCTCTCCGGCTCCGGGCCGCGGCCCCGATGGCGACCGTCGTCGCGCTCCTGGTGCTGCTCACCGGCTGCAACGGCGGCGGCGCGGATGGCGACGCGGGCGGCGGCGAGGCGCCGAGATCCAGCGGCACGCCGTCCGCCGAGCCCACCGAGGAACGCACCCAGGACCCGTCCGAGGAGCCCACCGCGCAGCCGTCCGAGCAGCCGTCCGAGGAGCCCAGCGAGGAGCTCGCGCCGGCCCATCCCATCTCGATGGCCGCCCTGTCGCGGGCCGAGCTGACCGGTGGCGGGCTCCGGCTCGGCGCCGTGCGCGAGCAGACGGCCGCCTACACGTCGTACGACGTCACCTTCGCCTCCACGACGGCGGGCGAGGGCACGCGGCCGCTGCGGATCAGCGGGGTGCTCAACGTGCCGCGCGGGCGCGGGCCGTTCCCGGCGGTCGTGCTGGCCCACGGCTACATCGACCCCGCCTACTACGTCCGCGGCCAGGGCATGACCCGCGAACGCGGCTTCCTGGCCCAGCGCGGCTACGTCGCGCTGCACGTCGACTACCGCAACCACGCCGAGTCGAGCGACGACCCGCGCATCGAGACGGCCGTGCGGCTCGGCTACGCCGCGGACGCGATCGCCGCCCTGCACGCGCTGCGGGAGTCGCGTGACGTGCGCGTCGACCGCGACCGGATCGCGCTGTTCGGGCGGTCGATGGGGGGCGGGGTGATGATGCGCGCGCTGGCCGCCGAGCCGGGTCTGTTCGCCGCCGGCGTCGGCTGGGCCTCGGTGTCGAGCCTGGAGGCCGACAACTTCGCGCAGTTCCAGCGTCCCGACGCGCCGCTCGCCCAGCTCGCGGCCGGCTTCCGCGGCCGGCACGGCCTGCCGGCCGACGATCCGGAGTTCTGGCGCGGCATCTCGGCGCGACCCCGCTTCGGCGACGTCACCGAGCCGGTGCTGATGGTGCACGGACGCCTCGACGACACCTGCCCGCCCGCGTGGGCGCGAGCCACCCAGCGCGCCATGACGCGGGCCGGGGTCGACGCGACCCTCGAGTGGTACGACGACGGGCACGCGTTCGGCCCGGCGTTCATCGCTGCGATGGATCGCACGGTGCGCTTCCTCGACGCCCGGATGCCGGCCTGA
- a CDS encoding immune inhibitor A domain-containing protein, producing the protein MRSTTLGLSLALITGAGALSLAPSYAAPADDQRSADEARAATAEHVLPNPAAEKQEALRQQAWADVLSGEAAPQTINGNSVLKVGTEPAAARSTNARGRKAKAAAATQDQYVELSNERTDKVFVFLVDYGTQRHPDFPDRDTDPLTAGPTRFDGPGFNEIPKPGADDNSTQWRPNFNKRYYRDLYFGEGEGVESLKTYYERQSSGRYSVEGMVTDVTTVPYNQARYGRSNGYPCGGTNCTNVWNLVSDGMNAWVADQKAAGRTDAQIKRTVSQYDIRDRNDFDGDGNFDEPDGYIDRFQIIHAGGDQADGDPLYGEDAIWSHRWKAFQNTGQGPTPGGVANPDGGTQIGNTGIWVADYTVQPENGGLSVVAHEYGHDLGLPDHYDTAASGDNPVSWWTLMAQSRVSAAGDQGIGTRTADLGVWDKLQLGWLDYETVVAGQDRTIDLGPHEYNSAKAQGVAVVLPDKQIPTALLTPTEGAKQWYSGRGNNYRSSMSRADLAVPAGTTSLSLKAAWNIEEDYDYAWFEVESPAGSGTWTALDTASIDPDTDGDANPDNDPVKEPGIDGVSNGYVTATFDLSAYAGTTIGFRARYATDGAVEGQDPALGWSGLLVDDIKVTNGTTTVLADGAETSPNGWALAGFSSVGASYNTAYDQFYLASNRQYVSYDKYLQTGPYNFSFADRPDFVEKFPYQDGLLVNYWDSSYTDNNTSQHPGSGLVLPVDANPEPHYNLQGAAWRGRIQTYDAPFSLQTSDSFYLTANGRRSYIRGRAANPLFDDSDPNRYFAPYAAAGLPRVGVKVAGVGVKIQVLSQSGTSMRIRVR; encoded by the coding sequence GTGAGATCCACGACCCTTGGGCTGTCCCTGGCCCTGATCACCGGGGCCGGGGCACTGAGCCTCGCTCCCTCGTACGCCGCCCCGGCGGACGACCAGCGCAGCGCCGATGAGGCGCGTGCGGCCACCGCCGAGCACGTCCTGCCCAACCCGGCAGCGGAGAAGCAGGAGGCGCTCCGGCAGCAGGCCTGGGCCGACGTGCTGAGCGGCGAGGCCGCGCCGCAGACCATCAACGGCAACAGCGTGCTCAAGGTCGGCACGGAGCCGGCCGCCGCACGTTCCACCAACGCCCGTGGCCGCAAGGCCAAGGCCGCGGCCGCCACCCAGGACCAGTACGTCGAGCTGAGCAACGAGCGCACCGACAAGGTGTTCGTGTTCCTCGTCGACTACGGCACCCAGCGCCACCCCGACTTCCCCGACCGTGACACCGATCCACTGACGGCCGGGCCCACGCGCTTCGACGGACCGGGGTTCAACGAGATCCCCAAGCCGGGAGCCGACGACAACTCCACCCAGTGGCGCCCCAACTTCAACAAGCGCTACTACCGCGACCTCTACTTCGGTGAGGGCGAGGGCGTCGAGTCGCTCAAGACCTACTACGAGCGTCAGTCCTCGGGCCGCTACAGCGTCGAGGGCATGGTCACCGACGTCACGACGGTGCCCTACAACCAGGCGCGCTACGGCCGCAGCAACGGCTACCCCTGCGGCGGCACCAACTGCACCAACGTCTGGAACCTCGTCTCCGACGGCATGAACGCCTGGGTCGCCGACCAGAAGGCCGCCGGCAGGACCGACGCCCAGATCAAGCGCACGGTGTCGCAGTACGACATCCGTGACCGCAACGACTTCGACGGCGACGGCAACTTCGACGAGCCCGACGGCTACATCGACCGCTTCCAGATCATCCACGCCGGCGGCGACCAGGCCGACGGCGACCCGCTCTACGGCGAGGACGCGATCTGGAGCCACCGCTGGAAGGCCTTCCAGAACACCGGCCAGGGCCCGACCCCCGGCGGCGTCGCCAACCCCGACGGCGGCACGCAGATCGGCAACACCGGCATCTGGGTGGCCGACTACACCGTGCAGCCGGAGAACGGCGGCCTGTCCGTCGTCGCGCACGAGTACGGCCACGACCTCGGCCTGCCCGACCACTACGACACGGCCGCCTCGGGCGACAACCCCGTCAGCTGGTGGACCCTGATGGCCCAGAGCCGCGTGTCGGCCGCGGGCGACCAGGGCATCGGCACCCGCACCGCCGACCTCGGCGTGTGGGACAAGCTGCAGCTGGGCTGGCTCGACTACGAGACCGTGGTCGCGGGCCAGGACCGCACGATCGACCTCGGCCCCCACGAGTACAACTCCGCGAAGGCCCAGGGCGTCGCGGTCGTGCTCCCCGACAAGCAGATCCCGACCGCGCTGCTCACCCCGACCGAGGGCGCCAAGCAGTGGTACAGCGGTCGCGGCAACAACTACCGCTCGTCGATGTCCCGCGCCGACCTGGCCGTCCCGGCCGGCACGACGTCCCTGTCGCTGAAGGCCGCGTGGAACATCGAGGAGGACTACGACTACGCCTGGTTCGAGGTCGAGTCCCCCGCGGGCAGCGGCACCTGGACGGCGCTCGACACAGCGTCGATCGACCCGGACACCGACGGTGACGCCAACCCCGACAACGACCCGGTCAAGGAGCCGGGCATCGACGGGGTCAGCAACGGCTACGTCACGGCCACGTTCGACCTGTCGGCCTACGCCGGCACGACGATCGGGTTCCGCGCCCGCTACGCCACCGACGGTGCCGTCGAGGGACAGGACCCCGCCCTCGGCTGGTCCGGTCTGCTGGTCGACGACATCAAGGTGACCAACGGCACCACGACCGTGCTCGCCGACGGCGCCGAGACCTCGCCCAACGGGTGGGCCCTGGCCGGCTTCTCCTCGGTGGGAGCCAGCTACAACACCGCCTACGACCAGTTCTACCTGGCCAGCAACCGCCAGTACGTCTCCTACGACAAGTACCTCCAGACCGGTCCCTACAACTTCAGCTTCGCCGACCGGCCCGACTTCGTGGAGAAGTTCCCCTACCAGGACGGCCTGTTGGTCAACTACTGGGACTCGTCCTACACCGACAACAACACCAGCCAGCACCCCGGCAGTGGCCTGGTGCTGCCTGTCGACGCCAACCCGGAGCCGCACTACAACCTCCAGGGGGCCGCGTGGCGCGGACGCATCCAGACCTACGACGCGCCGTTCAGCCTGCAGACGTCCGACTCCTTCTACCTGACGGCCAACGGTCGGCGCAGCTACATCCGTGGACGAGCGGCCAACCCGCTCTTCGACGACAGCGACCCCAACCGCTACTTCGCGCCGTACGCGGCCGCGGGCCTGCCCCGGGTCGGCGTGAAGGTGGCCGGAGTGGGCGTGAAGATCCAGGTGCTCTCCCAGAGCGGCACCAGCATGCGGATCCGCGTGCGCTGA
- a CDS encoding MFS transporter, with the protein MSKDDLDPVPAAPAAPLVEAHLPPGVTRGQETLRTFRHVLVNTLVANVTSSYLWFALTFWAYLETRSVMATAIIGGGYMLFTAVCGTYFGTLVDHHRKKRVMVASSTVTLVAYAASGGLWVLLGEERLADWGSAWFWLFAAVVLVGGVVESLRNIALSTTVTLLVPEDGRDKANGLVGTVQGVAFMITSVFSGLSVGLLGMGWTLAVAIALTAASLLHLLPIPIPELDPVPEAGASRFDVRGAVAAIRAVPGLVALILFSTFNNLVNGVYIALMDPYGLTLFSVEAWGVVLGVTGIGFVVGGGLVARFGLGANPVRTLLLVNVAVAVLGMTFTLRESAWLYVVGLFVFMCIIPAAESAEQTILQRVVPFRTQGRVFGFAQSVELAASPISAFLIGPVAEFALIPYMESPEGRDTWRWLLGDGDARGIALVFLIAGAIMFVTVLAALASAPYRRLSDAYASAPPQELEAPPMH; encoded by the coding sequence GTGTCCAAGGACGACCTCGACCCGGTGCCGGCGGCCCCCGCGGCCCCGCTCGTCGAGGCACATCTCCCGCCGGGGGTGACCCGCGGCCAGGAGACCCTGCGCACGTTCCGCCACGTGCTCGTCAACACGCTGGTCGCCAACGTCACCTCGAGCTATCTCTGGTTCGCCCTCACGTTCTGGGCCTACCTCGAGACGCGCTCGGTCATGGCCACCGCGATCATCGGCGGCGGCTACATGCTGTTCACCGCCGTCTGCGGCACCTACTTCGGCACCCTGGTCGACCACCACCGCAAGAAGCGGGTGATGGTCGCCTCCTCGACGGTCACGCTCGTCGCCTACGCGGCGTCGGGCGGGCTGTGGGTGCTGCTGGGCGAGGAGCGCCTGGCCGACTGGGGCAGCGCGTGGTTCTGGCTGTTCGCCGCCGTCGTGCTGGTCGGCGGCGTCGTGGAGAGCCTGCGCAACATCGCCCTCTCCACCACCGTGACGCTCCTCGTCCCCGAGGACGGCCGCGACAAGGCCAACGGCCTGGTGGGCACCGTCCAGGGCGTCGCGTTCATGATCACCAGCGTCTTCAGCGGGCTCAGCGTCGGCCTGCTCGGCATGGGCTGGACGCTCGCCGTCGCGATCGCGCTCACCGCGGCCTCGCTGCTCCACCTGCTGCCGATCCCGATCCCCGAGCTCGACCCGGTGCCCGAGGCGGGTGCCTCCCGCTTCGACGTGCGCGGCGCGGTCGCCGCCATCCGAGCCGTGCCCGGACTGGTCGCGCTGATCCTCTTCTCGACGTTCAACAACCTCGTCAACGGCGTCTACATCGCGCTGATGGACCCCTACGGCCTCACGCTGTTCAGCGTGGAGGCCTGGGGCGTCGTGCTCGGGGTCACGGGCATCGGATTCGTCGTCGGCGGCGGTCTGGTCGCCCGCTTCGGTCTCGGCGCCAACCCCGTGCGCACCCTGCTGCTGGTCAACGTCGCCGTCGCCGTCCTCGGGATGACGTTCACGCTGCGGGAGTCGGCGTGGCTCTACGTCGTGGGCCTCTTCGTGTTCATGTGCATCATCCCGGCCGCCGAGTCGGCCGAGCAGACGATCCTCCAGCGCGTCGTCCCGTTCCGCACCCAGGGACGGGTGTTCGGGTTCGCCCAGAGCGTCGAGCTGGCCGCCAGCCCGATCTCGGCGTTCCTCATCGGTCCGGTCGCCGAGTTCGCCCTCATCCCCTACATGGAGTCGCCGGAGGGCCGCGACACCTGGCGGTGGCTGCTCGGCGACGGCGACGCGCGTGGGATCGCGCTGGTGTTCCTGATCGCCGGCGCGATCATGTTCGTCACCGTGCTCGCCGCGCTGGCCTCCGCGCCCTACCGACGCCTCTCGGACGCCTACGCCTCGGCGCCTCCCCAGGAGCTCGAGGCGCCCCCCATGCACTGA